Proteins encoded in a region of the uncultured Paludibaculum sp. genome:
- a CDS encoding DinB family protein, with amino-acid sequence MKNTLLVLSLLAVPAFAQTTVKDALVKHWKVSGEFTVAVASAMPADGYTFRPSPEEMNFGQLMAHIGMADANACSNASGLPKPELKGSVAEWAKDQKKDVDREAAVEFLTSTFAFCDKAISGVTLEQLDKVVGPPARNLTGYEWLWSYFTHTAHHRGQAEVYLRVKGIKPPAYKF; translated from the coding sequence ATGAAAAACACGCTGCTCGTATTGTCGCTGCTGGCTGTGCCGGCCTTTGCGCAGACCACGGTGAAAGACGCGCTGGTCAAACACTGGAAGGTGTCCGGCGAATTTACGGTAGCCGTCGCGTCGGCGATGCCGGCCGACGGCTACACGTTCCGGCCTTCCCCGGAGGAGATGAACTTCGGGCAGTTGATGGCCCATATCGGCATGGCCGATGCCAACGCCTGCTCGAATGCCAGCGGGTTGCCCAAGCCCGAATTGAAGGGCAGCGTCGCGGAGTGGGCGAAGGATCAGAAGAAGGACGTGGATCGTGAGGCGGCCGTCGAGTTCCTGACGTCGACCTTCGCATTCTGCGACAAAGCGATCTCCGGTGTCACGCTGGAGCAATTGGACAAGGTCGTGGGTCCGCCGGCGCGCAATCTGACGGGCTACGAATGGTTGTGGAGCTACTTCACGCACACCGCGCACCATCGCGGTCAGGCCGAGGTCTACCTACGAGTGAAGGGCATCAAGCCGCCGGCCTATAAGTTCTAG
- a CDS encoding alpha-L-fucosidase encodes MTRTLTACLVFASICAAQKLPPPLPAPASQDAKMQWFREAKFGLFIHWGLYAIPAGEWKGKPIPGIGEWIMNRAKIPVGEYEQLASQFNPVKFNAEEWVKMAKDAGMKYVVITSKHHDGFAMYQSAVSKYNVVDATPFKRDVVKELALACAKHGLKFGVYYSQAQDWHEKNGAGNSWDFGPDPQKDFDQYLRDKALPQLKELLSNYGPMCLVWFDTPRMMTKERSQPFIDAIHQMQPACLIDGRLGASGDYRSMGDNAIPGTVVKEDWEVPATLNHTWGFKKDDNDWKTTPDLTFKLVDIVSKGGNYLLNVGPTSEGVIPQPSQDNLRGVGKWLKVNGESIYGAGPTPFGPELGTPDPVKKDREGKPFINAKTDWRCTTKPGKLYIHLFKWPTGQFELEGYSGKVKKAYLLAKKGKSLKVTQDGGKLSVALPAEAPDTIDSVVVLETAN; translated from the coding sequence TTGACTCGTACTCTTACTGCCTGTCTGGTCTTCGCCTCGATCTGCGCCGCCCAGAAGTTGCCGCCCCCGCTGCCCGCCCCCGCGTCGCAGGACGCCAAAATGCAGTGGTTCCGCGAGGCCAAGTTCGGCCTCTTCATCCATTGGGGGCTCTATGCGATCCCCGCCGGAGAGTGGAAGGGGAAGCCCATCCCCGGCATTGGCGAGTGGATTATGAATCGCGCCAAGATTCCGGTGGGCGAGTATGAACAGCTCGCCTCTCAATTCAACCCCGTCAAGTTCAACGCCGAAGAGTGGGTGAAGATGGCGAAGGATGCCGGCATGAAGTATGTCGTCATCACCAGCAAGCACCACGACGGCTTCGCTATGTACCAATCGGCCGTCAGCAAGTACAACGTGGTGGATGCCACGCCGTTCAAGCGGGACGTCGTGAAGGAACTCGCCCTGGCCTGCGCCAAGCACGGTCTGAAGTTCGGGGTCTACTACTCGCAGGCCCAGGATTGGCACGAGAAGAACGGCGCCGGCAACTCATGGGACTTCGGGCCCGATCCGCAGAAGGACTTCGATCAGTATCTGCGTGACAAAGCGCTGCCGCAGCTGAAGGAGTTGCTCTCCAACTACGGCCCAATGTGCCTCGTGTGGTTCGACACGCCGCGCATGATGACCAAGGAACGTTCGCAGCCCTTTATCGACGCCATCCACCAGATGCAGCCGGCTTGTCTGATCGACGGCCGCCTGGGCGCCTCGGGCGACTACCGTTCCATGGGCGATAATGCCATCCCCGGCACTGTCGTGAAGGAAGATTGGGAAGTCCCCGCCACGCTGAACCACACCTGGGGCTTCAAGAAAGACGACAACGACTGGAAGACCACCCCGGACCTCACCTTCAAGCTCGTCGACATCGTGAGTAAGGGCGGCAACTACCTGCTGAACGTGGGTCCGACGTCCGAAGGCGTTATTCCCCAGCCCAGCCAGGACAACCTGCGCGGCGTCGGCAAATGGCTGAAGGTGAACGGCGAATCCATCTACGGCGCCGGCCCCACGCCATTCGGGCCGGAGCTCGGAACGCCGGATCCGGTGAAGAAGGACCGGGAAGGGAAGCCCTTCATCAACGCCAAGACCGACTGGCGCTGCACGACCAAGCCGGGTAAGCTCTACATCCACCTCTTCAAGTGGCCCACCGGTCAGTTTGAGCTGGAAGGGTACTCGGGCAAGGTGAAGAAGGCCTACCTGCTCGCCAAGAAAGGCAAGTCGTTGAAGGTTACCCAGGACGGCGGCAAACTCAGCGTTGCCCTACCGGCCGAGGCGCCGGACACGATCGACTCCGTGGTCGTGCTGGAGACCGCCAACTAG
- a CDS encoding helix-turn-helix domain-containing protein: protein MAAGVSESTRREYAARMNRVVDHIQAHLAEPLDLERLSAVACFSPFHFHRLFSAWMGETLQSFVHRLRLERAAQLLVFHRLTTISDIALECGFSSASVFARSFKAAYGVSAGEWRNRKICQTNSKPCEAETAAFLGFSKLPGPAARQLENHMTHTLFDVQVRRLAPLTIAYLRYIGPYKGDTELFRRLFAKLFAWAGPGGLMPPGFRYLSLFQDNPKTLLQNSAEIALTFLTGL from the coding sequence ATGGCCGCAGGAGTCTCCGAATCCACGCGACGTGAGTACGCCGCGCGCATGAACCGGGTGGTGGACCACATTCAGGCACATCTGGCAGAACCCCTTGATCTCGAGCGCCTCTCCGCTGTCGCCTGTTTCAGCCCCTTTCACTTCCACCGCCTCTTTAGCGCATGGATGGGAGAAACCCTTCAATCGTTCGTCCACCGATTGCGCTTGGAACGGGCGGCTCAATTGCTGGTCTTCCATCGCCTCACAACCATCTCGGACATCGCGCTGGAATGTGGTTTCTCCAGCGCCAGCGTGTTCGCCCGATCCTTCAAGGCCGCCTACGGCGTCTCAGCCGGGGAATGGCGGAATCGCAAGATCTGTCAAACGAATAGCAAGCCGTGCGAGGCGGAGACGGCCGCTTTCCTGGGATTCTCGAAACTGCCGGGCCCCGCGGCCCGCCAACTGGAGAACCACATGACTCACACCCTCTTCGACGTTCAAGTGCGCCGCCTGGCACCCCTCACTATCGCGTACCTCCGCTACATCGGCCCCTACAAGGGCGACACCGAGCTCTTCCGGCGCCTGTTTGCCAAGCTCTTCGCCTGGGCTGGACCGGGCGGCCTGATGCCGCCGGGCTTCCGCTATCTCAGCCTGTTTCAGGACAATCCCAAGACCCTCTTGCAGAACTCAGCCGAAATCGCCTTGACTTTCTTGACCGGATTGTGA
- a CDS encoding transposase, with the protein MDLTPRQVLLQFGHVTQQTLFPVLEEELGPLCPQLKLLIAVAALIPLEQLLCARRAHTGRRPKDRAAMALAFIAKAVLNLPHTRDLIQRLRVDRALREICGWMSPQALPHESKFSRAFALFAATQLPQQLHQAVVEATQGQRLIGHIARDSTAIPARERFPETQAQKARKKEAKEEEEKRQKTKQQKKTSKTKPARPKRAKGAHARAKASERGTRIQRQRHQSLGDMLTGIPTECGIGAKKDSHGNERYWTGYKLHLDVADGQVPISAILTSASVHDSQLAIPLMTMTSERVTHLYELMDSAYDADAIHEHVRQNGRVPIIAPHGRRGTKKPSKMPKVFPDKPTPELCWAKKDRFKERTMVERVNARLKDEFGASQIRVRGAVKVMAHLMFGVLALTVDQWMRLSG; encoded by the coding sequence ATGGATCTTACCCCTCGCCAAGTCCTGCTGCAATTTGGACATGTCACCCAGCAGACCTTGTTTCCCGTTCTCGAAGAAGAACTCGGCCCCCTCTGCCCACAATTGAAACTGCTGATTGCCGTGGCCGCCCTGATCCCGCTGGAACAACTCTTGTGTGCGCGCCGCGCCCACACCGGCCGCCGGCCCAAGGACCGCGCCGCCATGGCTCTGGCCTTCATCGCCAAAGCGGTGCTCAACCTGCCTCACACGCGAGATCTCATCCAGCGCCTTCGAGTGGACCGGGCACTCCGCGAAATCTGCGGCTGGATGAGCCCGCAGGCCCTGCCGCATGAGTCAAAGTTCTCGCGCGCCTTCGCCCTGTTTGCGGCCACCCAGTTGCCACAGCAACTGCACCAGGCCGTCGTGGAGGCCACACAGGGGCAGCGGTTGATCGGTCACATTGCGCGTGACTCAACCGCCATTCCGGCTCGTGAGCGGTTCCCCGAAACGCAGGCCCAGAAGGCTCGGAAGAAGGAGGCCAAGGAGGAGGAGGAGAAGCGGCAGAAGACGAAACAGCAGAAGAAGACGAGCAAGACAAAGCCAGCCCGGCCCAAGCGAGCAAAGGGGGCTCACGCACGGGCCAAGGCGAGTGAGCGCGGCACACGGATCCAGCGGCAAAGACACCAGTCGCTTGGTGATATGTTGACTGGAATCCCGACGGAATGCGGTATTGGCGCGAAGAAAGACAGTCACGGCAATGAGCGCTATTGGACCGGGTACAAGTTGCATCTGGATGTCGCCGACGGGCAAGTGCCAATCTCTGCGATTCTCACCAGTGCTAGTGTGCATGATTCCCAGCTAGCGATCCCGCTGATGACGATGACGTCGGAGCGAGTGACGCATCTGTACGAGTTGATGGATTCAGCCTACGATGCCGACGCCATCCACGAGCACGTACGGCAGAACGGGCGGGTGCCAATCATCGCGCCGCATGGGCGGCGCGGGACAAAGAAGCCGTCGAAGATGCCGAAGGTGTTCCCGGACAAACCTACGCCGGAACTATGTTGGGCGAAGAAGGACCGATTCAAAGAGCGGACGATGGTGGAGCGGGTGAACGCGAGGTTGAAGGATGAATTCGGGGCGAGCCAGATCCGGGTGAGAGGGGCGGTGAAGGTGATGGCGCACCTGATGTTTGGGGTATTGGCACTGACGGTGGATCAGTGGATGAGGCTGTCCGGCTAA
- a CDS encoding GyrI-like domain-containing protein produces MTPAAKQRLEVALVVPAGTAPGGEIGVRTLEGGLYATAQVRVQLQDYAAQWDALVADWLPGSGYQPDHRPAMEFYLNNPETDPEGRYHIEICLPVRPL; encoded by the coding sequence TTGACACCCGCCGCCAAACAGCGGCTGGAGGTTGCGCTGGTGGTGCCCGCGGGCACAGCGCCCGGCGGCGAGATCGGGGTTCGGACACTGGAGGGCGGTCTCTACGCCACCGCGCAGGTCCGCGTCCAGTTGCAGGACTACGCCGCCCAGTGGGATGCCCTGGTTGCGGACTGGCTGCCCGGCAGCGGCTATCAGCCCGATCACCGGCCAGCGATGGAGTTCTATCTTAACAATCCCGAAACCGATCCCGAAGGCCGCTACCACATCGAGATCTGCCTGCCCGTGCGGCCCCTGTGA
- a CDS encoding alpha/beta hydrolase, producing the protein MVPPTHGFAETNGVRMHFAEQGSGPLVLLLHGFPELWYAWRHQFEPLAAAGFRVVAPDLRGYGQTDCPEPLEAYDIFQLTGDIVGLVHALGESTAVIAGHDWGAWLSAHLALLRPDMFRGLALLSVPYVPRRPVNQTQWEQQTYPGKVFYQAGLRSPMVDQYLKYDVRASILRGLYSLSAEAGPEERFQPARDPGPPSGAPPAKRPSWITEEDVDHFAREFQRTGFTGGLNYYRNMDRNWTLTPFLEGARILQPSLFIAGERDPVLEFHHSEFEALEQNVPNLTKKVLLPSTGHWTQQERPNEVNQHLLDFLGGV; encoded by the coding sequence ATGGTGCCTCCCACTCACGGATTCGCTGAAACCAACGGTGTTCGAATGCACTTTGCGGAGCAGGGCTCCGGGCCGCTGGTCCTGCTGTTGCACGGCTTCCCCGAGCTTTGGTACGCTTGGCGCCACCAGTTCGAGCCACTCGCCGCGGCGGGCTTCCGTGTCGTCGCTCCCGACCTGCGCGGCTACGGCCAGACCGACTGCCCGGAGCCGCTGGAGGCCTACGACATCTTTCAATTGACGGGCGACATCGTCGGGCTGGTGCACGCTTTGGGCGAATCCACGGCGGTGATCGCGGGGCACGATTGGGGCGCCTGGTTGTCAGCCCACCTCGCCCTGCTGCGCCCGGACATGTTCCGCGGGCTGGCGCTGCTCAGCGTGCCCTATGTCCCGCGCCGTCCCGTCAATCAGACCCAGTGGGAGCAGCAGACCTATCCGGGCAAGGTCTTCTATCAGGCTGGGCTCCGGTCGCCGATGGTGGACCAATATCTGAAATACGACGTCCGCGCCAGCATCCTGCGCGGGCTCTACTCGCTGTCCGCGGAAGCCGGCCCGGAGGAGCGCTTCCAGCCGGCGCGCGACCCCGGGCCTCCTTCCGGCGCACCTCCGGCGAAGCGCCCTTCGTGGATCACCGAAGAGGACGTGGATCACTTTGCCAGAGAGTTCCAGCGCACCGGCTTCACCGGTGGTCTCAACTACTACCGCAACATGGACCGGAACTGGACACTGACTCCGTTCCTGGAGGGTGCAAGGATCCTGCAGCCCTCATTGTTTATCGCTGGCGAACGCGACCCGGTGCTGGAGTTCCATCACTCCGAGTTCGAGGCGCTGGAACAAAACGTCCCGAACCTGACGAAGAAGGTGCTGCTCCCCTCTACAGGGCATTGGACACAACAGGAGCGTCCGAACGAGGTGAATCAGCATCTGCTGGATTTCCTCGGCGGGGTCTAG
- the alaS gene encoding alanine--tRNA ligase, whose product MTGHEIRQKFLDFFAARNHRVVRSSSLVPGNDPTLLFTNAGMNQFKDVFTGMEQRDYSRATTAQKCVRAGGKHNDLENVGYTRRHHTFFEMMGNFSFGDYFKTDAIDFAWDLVTNGYGLPKDRLYVTVFREDDEAEELWQKVAGVPKDRIFRLDEKDNFWQMGETGPCGPCSEIHFDLGEHTAAPGHEHEKFPEDGGGRFVEIWNLVFMQFDRDLSGKFTPLPRPSIDTGMGLERVAAIMQGKLSNFECDLLYSIVEEAGNLLGKSVGEDTRTDTVLRICADHARATAFLINDGVLPSNEGRGYVLRKIMRRAMRNARMIGSGDPFLYKLTGFVADFMKGPYPDMLESVQRVARVVKDEEHRYATTFQVAEKVFHDEAKSAAGGVLPGAAAFKLYDTYGMALDEQEEMARELGLSIDVAGYEDAMQKQRERARASWKGAEKAQIAPIYQELLGGGRTQFLGYETLEHGASQVLAILVDQQRVDSVPADTECEIVLDRTPFYAESGGQVGDTGVLLSPETGQPLAYVTRTYPAVPGLTVHKARTLGPLKTDELVSARVNDTGRHATMRNHTATHLAHAALRQVLGKHVKQAGSVVEPSRLRFDFSHYTAMDAQEVAEVERLANEQILLDTPVSTDVMDLDKAIDTGAMALFGEKYGEKVRVVSVPGFSRELCGGTHVHRTGEIGLLKVVYEGSISAGVRRIEAVTGASALKRFQETTDTLHKATAALRTSESEFLDQIDRLLAQQKSLERQIEGLKEKVAHAAAAGLEAKVREIKGVKVLSAVAEGMDRAQMRNLADDFRNRWKSAVILLASGEEGNVAIVTAVTKDLTAKVHAGKLAGSIAQAVGGKGGGRPDMAEAGGKDAAALPAALAAASTSVEGML is encoded by the coding sequence GTGACAGGTCACGAGATTCGCCAGAAGTTCCTCGATTTCTTCGCCGCCCGCAACCACCGCGTCGTGCGTAGTTCCTCGCTTGTGCCCGGCAACGATCCCACGTTGCTGTTCACCAACGCAGGCATGAATCAGTTCAAGGACGTTTTCACCGGTATGGAGCAGCGCGACTATTCGCGCGCCACCACCGCCCAGAAGTGCGTCCGCGCCGGGGGCAAGCACAACGATCTGGAGAACGTCGGCTACACTCGCCGCCACCATACGTTCTTCGAGATGATGGGCAACTTCAGCTTCGGCGACTACTTCAAGACCGACGCCATCGACTTTGCCTGGGACCTCGTCACGAATGGCTACGGGCTGCCGAAAGACCGCCTCTATGTGACCGTCTTTCGTGAAGACGACGAAGCCGAGGAGCTGTGGCAGAAGGTCGCCGGCGTCCCCAAGGACCGCATCTTCCGTCTGGACGAGAAGGACAACTTCTGGCAGATGGGCGAGACCGGGCCCTGCGGACCCTGCTCGGAGATCCACTTCGATCTGGGCGAGCATACGGCCGCTCCGGGGCATGAGCACGAAAAGTTCCCCGAGGACGGAGGTGGCCGCTTCGTCGAGATCTGGAACCTCGTCTTCATGCAGTTCGACCGCGATCTCAGCGGCAAGTTCACCCCGCTGCCCCGGCCCTCCATCGATACCGGCATGGGGCTGGAGCGTGTCGCCGCCATCATGCAGGGCAAGCTGTCGAACTTCGAGTGCGACCTGCTGTATTCCATCGTCGAAGAGGCCGGCAACCTGCTGGGCAAGAGCGTCGGCGAGGACACCCGCACGGATACCGTGCTGCGCATCTGCGCCGACCACGCGCGCGCCACGGCGTTCCTGATCAACGACGGCGTACTGCCGTCGAATGAGGGCCGCGGCTACGTACTGCGCAAGATCATGCGCCGGGCCATGCGCAATGCTCGTATGATCGGCTCCGGCGATCCGTTCCTCTACAAGCTCACCGGCTTCGTGGCCGACTTCATGAAGGGTCCCTATCCCGACATGCTGGAGAGCGTCCAGCGCGTCGCCCGCGTCGTGAAAGACGAAGAACACCGTTACGCGACAACCTTCCAGGTGGCTGAGAAGGTGTTCCACGATGAGGCCAAGTCGGCTGCCGGTGGAGTGCTGCCCGGCGCTGCCGCCTTCAAGCTCTACGACACCTATGGTATGGCGCTCGACGAACAGGAGGAAATGGCCCGCGAACTGGGTCTCTCCATCGACGTCGCCGGGTATGAAGATGCCATGCAGAAGCAGCGCGAACGGGCGCGCGCCAGTTGGAAGGGCGCTGAGAAGGCCCAGATCGCTCCGATTTATCAGGAGTTGCTGGGCGGGGGCCGCACGCAGTTCCTGGGCTACGAGACGCTGGAGCATGGTGCGTCGCAGGTGCTGGCCATCCTGGTGGATCAACAGCGCGTCGACAGCGTGCCCGCCGACACGGAGTGTGAGATCGTGCTCGACCGGACGCCGTTCTATGCGGAGTCCGGCGGTCAGGTGGGCGACACCGGCGTGCTGCTGAGCCCCGAGACGGGCCAGCCCCTGGCGTACGTCACGCGCACTTACCCGGCTGTTCCGGGTCTGACCGTCCACAAAGCGCGCACCCTGGGCCCGCTGAAGACAGATGAGCTGGTCTCTGCTCGTGTCAACGACACCGGGCGTCATGCCACCATGCGGAATCACACGGCTACGCACCTCGCGCACGCCGCTCTGCGGCAGGTGCTGGGCAAGCACGTCAAACAGGCCGGCAGTGTCGTGGAACCCAGCCGTCTGCGCTTCGACTTCTCGCACTACACCGCCATGGACGCGCAGGAAGTGGCCGAGGTGGAGCGGTTGGCCAACGAGCAGATTCTGCTGGACACGCCCGTGTCCACCGATGTCATGGACCTGGATAAGGCTATCGACACCGGTGCCATGGCTTTGTTCGGTGAAAAGTACGGCGAGAAGGTCCGCGTCGTTTCGGTGCCCGGTTTCAGCCGCGAGCTCTGCGGCGGTACCCACGTGCACCGGACCGGGGAGATCGGCCTGCTGAAGGTGGTGTACGAAGGGTCCATCTCGGCGGGCGTTCGACGCATCGAAGCTGTCACGGGCGCCTCTGCCTTGAAGCGGTTCCAGGAGACCACCGACACGCTGCACAAGGCGACGGCCGCCCTGCGCACTTCGGAATCGGAGTTCCTCGACCAGATCGACCGTTTGCTGGCGCAGCAGAAATCGCTGGAACGGCAGATCGAGGGTCTCAAGGAGAAGGTGGCCCACGCCGCCGCGGCCGGATTGGAAGCCAAGGTTCGCGAGATCAAGGGTGTGAAGGTGCTTTCGGCCGTGGCCGAAGGCATGGATCGCGCGCAGATGCGCAACCTGGCCGACGACTTCCGCAATCGTTGGAAGTCGGCCGTCATCCTGTTGGCGTCGGGCGAGGAAGGCAACGTGGCCATCGTCACGGCTGTCACGAAGGATCTCACTGCGAAGGTGCACGCCGGAAAGCTAGCCGGCTCCATTGCCCAGGCGGTGGGTGGCAAGGGCGGCGGACGGCCCGACATGGCGGAAGCGGGCGGCAAGGATGCGGCGGCTCTTCCTGCCGCGCTGGCGGCGGCCAGCACCAGCGTCGAGGGCATGCTCTAG
- a CDS encoding YpdA family putative bacillithiol disulfide reductase, which yields MLDAIVVGAGPTGLACGIELKRRGLSCVLFDKGCLTNSLYHYPTNMMFFTTPELLEIGDIPMTSVGEKPVRGEALKYYRRVADHYGVDIHQYEGVIGFEGSDGNFTIHTEDRQGRKLTYQARKVILATGYYDRPNYLNVPGEDLPKVIHYYKEAHPYYAHDVLVVGGKNSAAIAALELFWTGARVTMVHRHPELHSNIKYWIKPNIENRIKAGEVKAYFNSSVKSIEIDAVNLITPNGPVRLKNDFVFAMTGYRPDTEFLARHGIRFDEESQRPRLNPETLESERAGVYLAGVLVAGMHTNEIFIENGRFHGRQIADDVALKLDRV from the coding sequence GTGCTCGACGCGATCGTAGTGGGAGCGGGGCCCACGGGTCTCGCCTGCGGCATCGAATTGAAACGGCGCGGCCTGTCGTGTGTCCTCTTCGACAAGGGTTGCCTGACCAATTCGCTCTACCACTACCCCACGAACATGATGTTCTTCACGACTCCGGAATTGCTGGAGATCGGCGACATCCCCATGACCAGCGTCGGCGAGAAGCCGGTGCGCGGCGAGGCGCTGAAGTACTACCGGCGCGTGGCGGACCACTACGGCGTGGACATCCACCAGTACGAAGGCGTGATCGGGTTTGAGGGCTCGGACGGCAACTTCACGATCCATACGGAAGACCGCCAGGGCCGGAAGCTCACCTACCAGGCTCGCAAGGTCATCCTGGCGACAGGCTACTACGACCGGCCGAACTATCTGAACGTGCCCGGCGAAGATCTGCCCAAGGTGATTCACTACTACAAGGAAGCGCACCCCTACTACGCACACGACGTACTGGTGGTGGGTGGGAAGAACTCAGCGGCGATCGCGGCGCTGGAGCTGTTCTGGACCGGCGCCCGGGTCACCATGGTCCACCGCCATCCGGAGCTGCACAGCAACATCAAATACTGGATCAAGCCGAATATCGAGAACCGGATCAAAGCTGGCGAAGTGAAGGCATACTTCAACTCTTCCGTGAAAAGCATTGAAATAGATGCAGTTAATTTGATCACGCCCAATGGTCCAGTGCGTCTCAAGAACGACTTCGTCTTCGCCATGACAGGCTACCGTCCGGACACGGAGTTCCTGGCCCGTCACGGCATTCGGTTCGATGAGGAGAGCCAGCGCCCACGCCTGAATCCGGAGACGCTGGAGAGCGAGCGCGCCGGGGTGTACCTCGCCGGAGTGCTGGTCGCCGGTATGCATACGAACGAGATCTTCATCGAGAACGGGCGCTTCCATGGGCGGCAGATCGCCGATGATGTTGCGCTGAAACTGGACCGGGTCTAG
- a CDS encoding glycosyltransferase family 39 protein translates to MTWILAGTALVTVGSLGLGRAVWRWRPPHWTYALACGAPLLSLGIYLLLLTGWATPAALVALCLAASLPLGLRWSRPASWHWPPWIALVFAPFVVLYVTNALAPPIQPDAVGYHLGLVAEWLRLHSFSTRIGFYEMLPLGTETLFAPAVAVGGYSSASLFHFVLLCATVPLLGRVGTMLGLTRDQSAGAAALYALAPVVGMSGVTAYNDAAGVFFAVAVFALLVEDWREPDNRWLAYAGLAAGFCYAVKITGLLVVVAALGWVLWKRRRRGALLFLAASSLSILPWMLRDLWLTGNPLAPLGNALFPNDAFHLATEQLLGEKLRHYGLLWSQVPWSTTVDGFAVQGLIGPVFLLLPLALLAWRKPAGRAVLAAAILLTLPWTRNVGARFLMPALPFYAMALALSLPRLGLAALVVLHAVSAWPTVMDHYSDPWAWRLKSIPWEAATQVQANEVYLARNLYEYPVLGKIAAHVKPNEPILDLYGLPYAYLPTVPSGILTAAGDNMSEALQLAADSTPEQLYLIRSQWPRQFVRAVRIRLNRPFPVSWSISEVGLERDGRPVRILRNWFLNSWPEPGDAWLAIDCNTSSRWQSWTKAREGMFWELRFDRPVPLDGVHALMVNVSEPQTVEMYVQDMKRQWLNMSSGITMQAPGKRAYRRSAMLFVKNQGYRWIAVRITPTGDGRVGESLLTYADAWGVDLVERFEEIALFRIR, encoded by the coding sequence GTGACCTGGATTCTTGCAGGGACCGCGTTGGTGACGGTGGGCTCGCTTGGCCTGGGCCGGGCGGTTTGGCGTTGGCGGCCGCCCCATTGGACCTATGCCCTGGCCTGCGGAGCCCCACTGCTCAGCCTGGGCATCTATCTGCTGCTCTTGACCGGCTGGGCCACGCCCGCGGCTCTGGTGGCCCTCTGCCTGGCGGCGTCGCTGCCGCTCGGGCTACGCTGGAGCAGACCGGCCTCCTGGCACTGGCCGCCTTGGATCGCATTGGTCTTCGCGCCATTCGTGGTTCTTTACGTCACCAACGCCCTGGCTCCGCCCATCCAGCCCGACGCCGTCGGTTACCACCTGGGCCTCGTGGCCGAATGGCTCCGGCTGCACTCCTTCTCAACTCGCATTGGCTTCTACGAGATGTTGCCGCTAGGGACCGAGACTCTGTTCGCTCCAGCGGTGGCGGTGGGTGGTTATTCCTCCGCCAGCCTGTTCCACTTCGTCCTGCTGTGTGCCACTGTGCCGCTGCTGGGGCGTGTGGGCACGATGCTGGGGTTGACGCGCGACCAGTCAGCCGGGGCAGCGGCGTTGTACGCCCTGGCGCCCGTGGTGGGCATGAGCGGGGTGACGGCCTACAACGACGCGGCCGGCGTCTTCTTCGCGGTGGCCGTATTCGCGCTGCTGGTGGAAGACTGGCGCGAGCCGGACAACCGATGGCTGGCCTACGCCGGGCTGGCTGCGGGTTTCTGCTACGCCGTGAAGATTACGGGCCTGCTGGTGGTGGTGGCGGCGCTGGGCTGGGTCCTCTGGAAACGCCGGCGGCGTGGCGCGCTCCTTTTTCTGGCGGCGTCCTCACTCTCCATTCTGCCGTGGATGCTGCGCGATCTCTGGCTCACTGGCAACCCGCTGGCCCCCCTCGGCAACGCACTGTTCCCAAACGACGCGTTCCATCTGGCCACCGAGCAGTTGTTAGGGGAGAAGTTGCGCCACTACGGCCTTCTATGGAGTCAGGTCCCGTGGTCCACCACGGTCGACGGCTTCGCCGTGCAGGGCTTGATTGGCCCCGTCTTCCTCCTGTTGCCGCTGGCCCTGCTGGCTTGGCGCAAGCCCGCTGGACGCGCCGTCCTGGCGGCGGCCATCCTCCTGACGCTGCCCTGGACCCGGAATGTCGGAGCGCGATTCCTCATGCCCGCCCTGCCGTTCTACGCGATGGCCTTGGCCCTATCGCTGCCGCGGCTGGGCCTGGCCGCCCTCGTAGTGTTGCATGCCGTCTCCGCCTGGCCCACCGTGATGGATCACTATTCCGACCCCTGGGCCTGGAGGCTCAAGAGCATCCCCTGGGAGGCGGCCACGCAGGTGCAAGCCAACGAAGTCTATCTCGCCAGGAACCTGTACGAATATCCGGTCTTGGGAAAGATCGCCGCCCATGTCAAGCCAAACGAACCCATTCTGGATCTCTATGGCCTGCCGTATGCCTACCTCCCCACCGTGCCCAGTGGCATCCTCACCGCTGCTGGCGACAACATGTCGGAGGCGCTGCAACTGGCCGCGGACTCAACGCCGGAGCAGCTCTACCTCATCCGGTCCCAGTGGCCCCGCCAATTCGTGCGAGCGGTGCGAATCCGTTTGAACCGCCCATTCCCCGTCTCCTGGAGCATCTCCGAAGTGGGTCTTGAGCGCGACGGCCGCCCCGTCCGTATTCTGCGCAACTGGTTCCTCAACTCCTGGCCGGAGCCCGGCGACGCCTGGCTGGCCATCGACTGCAACACCTCCTCGCGCTGGCAGTCGTGGACCAAAGCCCGGGAAGGCATGTTCTGGGAGCTACGATTCGACCGGCCTGTCCCCCTCGACGGGGTGCATGCATTGATGGTGAACGTCAGTGAGCCGCAAACCGTCGAGATGTACGTCCAGGACATGAAAAGGCAATGGCTGAACATGTCGAGCGGTATCACCATGCAGGCGCCGGGCAAACGCGCTTACCGGCGGTCGGCCATGCTCTTTGTGAAGAACCAGGGCTACCGCTGGATCGCCGTAAGGATTACCCCGACCGGCGATGGGCGTGTCGGCGAATCGCTGCTCACCTACGCCGACGCCTGGGGTGTCGACCTGGTGGAACGGTTCGAGGAGATTGCTCTGTTTAGAATCCGCTAG